A single genomic interval of Nostoc commune NIES-4072 harbors:
- a CDS encoding extracellular solute-binding protein, which translates to MDRRSFLLGTSTLALSQLLFGCGGNNQTQLKIQLLKGSIPGQVVNQFHKGLQQQVQLKFAPVEQIQDLFQQLQNWQQKPKATDEQTWRRFIPFMQGQKTADADLVTLGDYWLKAAIEQKLIQPLQEVQGNQLKQWSALDERWKKLVTRNDQGNLDTQGKVWAAPYRWGSTVIVYNRDKLQKLGWTPKDWRDLWRDGMQQRISLLNQPREVIGLALKKLGKSYNIENIDQVPDLEKELQTLNQQVKFYSSNNYLEPLIMGDTWLAVGWSSDVLPVLGRYPQLGAVIPQSGTAIWADLWVRPAGITTKSTLSDQWIDFCWQPSTAKQISVLTKSNSPISTNLVASDIQEALWSILQSNRQVFDKSEFLLPLPPSAIKQYESLFAKIKV; encoded by the coding sequence ATGGATCGACGATCTTTTTTGCTAGGTACAAGTACATTGGCACTCTCACAACTGCTTTTTGGCTGTGGTGGAAACAACCAGACGCAACTAAAAATACAGTTATTAAAAGGTTCTATACCTGGTCAGGTAGTTAATCAATTCCACAAAGGTTTGCAGCAACAGGTGCAGTTAAAGTTTGCTCCAGTTGAGCAGATACAGGATTTATTTCAGCAATTACAAAATTGGCAGCAGAAACCAAAAGCCACTGATGAGCAGACATGGAGACGCTTTATACCCTTTATGCAAGGTCAAAAAACAGCTGATGCAGACCTAGTGACATTGGGAGATTACTGGCTAAAAGCAGCTATTGAGCAGAAACTGATTCAACCACTCCAAGAGGTACAGGGAAACCAATTAAAACAGTGGTCTGCTTTAGATGAAAGGTGGAAGAAACTGGTAACGCGCAACGACCAAGGTAACTTGGACACTCAAGGAAAGGTCTGGGCTGCGCCTTACAGGTGGGGTAGCACGGTGATTGTTTATAACCGTGACAAATTGCAAAAATTGGGATGGACGCCCAAAGATTGGCGTGATTTGTGGCGAGATGGAATGCAGCAGCGTATTTCCCTACTTAATCAACCGCGAGAAGTTATTGGTCTTGCCTTAAAGAAGTTAGGAAAATCTTACAATATAGAGAATATTGACCAAGTACCAGACTTGGAAAAGGAATTACAGACATTAAACCAACAGGTGAAGTTCTACAGTTCCAATAATTATTTGGAACCTCTAATTATGGGAGACACTTGGCTAGCGGTTGGTTGGTCAAGCGATGTATTGCCAGTTCTGGGACGTTATCCGCAACTTGGCGCAGTTATCCCCCAGTCAGGAACAGCAATCTGGGCAGATTTGTGGGTACGTCCCGCAGGTATTACTACTAAAAGTACTTTATCAGATCAATGGATTGACTTTTGTTGGCAACCAAGCACAGCTAAACAAATTTCGGTGTTGACCAAAAGTAATTCGCCAATTTCTACAAATCTGGTCGCTTCCGATATCCAAGAAGCATTATGGAGTATTTTACAGAGCAATCGTCAAGTTTTTGATAAAAGCGAATTTTTGCTTCCCTTACCCCCATCAGCAATAAAACAATACGAGTCTTTATTTGCCAAAATTAAGGTTTAA
- a CDS encoding class I SAM-dependent methyltransferase translates to MNNLSIPKNSWNAALYQDKHGFVWQYGEDLLKFLNPQPGESILDLGCGTGQLTEKIAQAGAEVMGVDFAPAMIEKARENYPHIRFNVADARNFQVDKPLDAVFSNAVLHWVKEADSAIASIHQSLKPGGRFVAEFGGKGNVQAIATALESALEAINIPTQALNPWYFPSIGEYATLLEQQGFDVIHAMLFARPTPLAEGEAGMANWIEMFASPFLAGLSSEQQIQVIRVVEEYLKPTLYQKGTWTADYRRIRIVAIKV, encoded by the coding sequence ATGAATAATCTTTCAATACCTAAAAATTCTTGGAATGCTGCTCTTTACCAAGATAAACACGGCTTTGTCTGGCAGTATGGTGAGGACTTACTAAAATTCCTCAACCCTCAGCCAGGAGAATCCATTTTGGATCTTGGCTGTGGTACGGGACAACTCACAGAAAAAATTGCCCAAGCTGGTGCTGAAGTCATGGGAGTTGATTTTGCACCCGCGATGATCGAAAAAGCCAGAGAAAACTATCCCCATATCCGCTTTAATGTTGCTGATGCTAGGAACTTTCAAGTAGATAAGCCATTGGATGCTGTGTTTTCCAACGCTGTACTACATTGGGTGAAAGAAGCAGATAGTGCGATCGCTTCCATCCATCAATCTTTAAAACCCGGAGGCCGTTTTGTGGCAGAATTTGGTGGTAAAGGAAATGTGCAAGCGATCGCCACAGCTTTAGAAAGCGCCTTAGAAGCAATTAATATCCCCACACAAGCCCTAAATCCTTGGTATTTTCCTAGTATTGGCGAGTACGCCACCCTACTAGAACAGCAAGGCTTCGATGTTATTCATGCCATGCTTTTTGCGCGTCCAACTCCTTTAGCAGAAGGAGAAGCAGGAATGGCCAACTGGATTGAGATGTTTGCTAGTCCTTTTTTAGCAGGACTGTCTAGTGAGCAACAAATACAAGTAATTCGCGTCGTGGAGGAATATCTCAAGCCAACGCTGTATCAAAAAGGAACTTGGACAGCAGACTATCGAAGAATTCGCATCGTTGCCATCAAAGTTTAA
- a CDS encoding LysR family transcriptional regulator, with the protein MELRHLRYFVTLAEELHFGRAAERLHIAQPPLSQQIRQLEGELGFELFHRTKRKVQLTEAGQVFLSEVQQIIRQLQQAIQVGRQTSRGEIGQLVVGFVSSAAYNILPIILRTFRSYVPGVNIELHELTTDQQLEWLREGRMDVGLLRPPIEENRFNCETIFQESLMVALPEAHLLASQSNVCLTSLANEPFILFPRILAPGLYDLIISLCQQAGFSPKVAQEAIQMQTIVSLVAAEMGVAIVPASLQNLQRIGVVYKTLQEPIPKVAFVADVGAAIAMIWRNNETSPTVLKLVEIVKQAAQQW; encoded by the coding sequence ATGGAACTACGACATTTGCGCTACTTTGTCACCTTGGCCGAAGAATTGCACTTTGGACGGGCGGCGGAACGATTACACATTGCCCAACCTCCCCTAAGTCAACAAATTCGGCAGCTAGAGGGAGAATTGGGTTTTGAACTGTTTCATCGCACGAAACGAAAAGTACAGTTAACAGAAGCGGGGCAAGTGTTTCTGAGTGAAGTGCAGCAAATTATCAGGCAATTACAACAGGCAATCCAAGTCGGGCGGCAAACCAGTCGCGGCGAAATTGGACAGTTGGTGGTCGGCTTTGTCAGTTCTGCGGCGTATAATATTTTGCCTATTATTTTGCGAACTTTTCGTAGTTACGTTCCTGGTGTGAACATCGAGTTGCATGAACTGACTACAGATCAACAGTTAGAGTGGTTACGAGAGGGTCGAATGGATGTAGGATTATTGCGTCCACCTATTGAAGAAAATAGATTTAACTGCGAAACAATTTTTCAAGAGTCGCTGATGGTGGCACTACCTGAAGCACATTTGCTAGCGAGTCAATCTAATGTATGTTTGACATCCCTTGCCAATGAACCGTTTATTTTATTTCCCAGGATATTAGCACCAGGACTTTACGACTTAATCATTAGTCTTTGCCAGCAAGCAGGCTTTAGTCCTAAGGTTGCCCAAGAAGCTATCCAGATGCAAACTATTGTTAGCTTAGTAGCAGCTGAGATGGGTGTGGCGATCGTCCCAGCATCTTTGCAAAATTTGCAACGGATTGGGGTGGTTTATAAAACTTTACAAGAACCTATCCCAAAAGTAGCGTTCGTTGCAGACGTTGGCGCAGCCATCGCAATGATTTGGCGAAACAATGAGACATCCCCAACTGTGTTGAAGCTTGTAGAAATAGTTAAACAAGCTGCCCAGCAGTGGTGA